From Candidatus Doudnabacteria bacterium, a single genomic window includes:
- a CDS encoding MarR family transcriptional regulator: MPDSQTDQIINLMFEAKKLGHDVPKHRFSYSPLHLRVLHFISNNHPTVMKDIADLFGVTPPSATSLIEGMVKSGLIARSAVRNDRRIVQLKLTKKGQILLKNGSQFFKKKIRAALADLTSVERATLIRIIEKLYNKFNL, encoded by the coding sequence ATGCCGGATAGCCAGACCGACCAGATAATCAACCTGATGTTTGAAGCAAAGAAGCTGGGACATGACGTTCCCAAGCACCGCTTTTCATATTCGCCTCTGCATTTGCGCGTCCTGCATTTTATCTCGAACAATCATCCGACTGTGATGAAAGACATAGCGGACCTGTTCGGGGTTACCCCTCCTTCCGCTACCTCATTGATCGAGGGTATGGTAAAATCAGGGTTGATAGCCCGATCAGCGGTGCGCAATGACCGCAGGATCGTGCAGCTGAAATTGACAAAAAAAGGACAGATATTATTAAAGAACGGGTCTCAATTTTTTAAGAAAAAGATCCGTGCAGCTTTGGCTGATCTGACCTCGGTTGAAAGGGCAACTCTTATCAGGATCATAGAAAAGCTATATAATAAATTTAATTTATGA
- the dnaX gene encoding DNA polymerase III subunit gamma/tau, giving the protein MSNLVLYRKYRPLNFASVVNQEHIKSTLANAVANNRVGHAYLFTGPRGVGKTTLARIFARAINCTNRQGSEPCNQCDVCKSFFEATSLDLLEIDAASHTGVDNIRELIEHLQFAPTKATYKVIIIDEVHMLSKGAFNALLKTLEEPPKHAVFILATTEINKVPATIISRTQRFDFKKVSVADLTRLLKYVGEDNKIVISEGALMEIATAADGSFRDGLSLLDQVINYAEGEVTEELVEQVLGLTGVRTTSKFLNLIIENKTQEAVGFISDLMYAGRDLFQFEKDFLEYLRKILLIKVGTISDFGFTKDVQEILKRQAEALALPRLTKIIHIFQKAEGEIKWTVVQSLPLELAAVEATWESNSTGAIAPTPLNVRGDENAPDNAGELLSKVIASWPQILDKIKDYNHSLISSLNLAVPTAIEGKELILVFPYKFHKDAIEARKNRIIVDQVIEEVTGVKLMVRPVIAKDWPKAASEGQPNETVESALKILGGEIE; this is encoded by the coding sequence ATGTCTAATTTAGTTTTATATCGTAAATATCGCCCGCTCAATTTCGCTTCTGTCGTAAATCAAGAGCACATCAAATCCACCCTTGCCAATGCCGTGGCTAACAACCGCGTGGGACACGCCTATCTGTTCACGGGTCCTAGGGGCGTGGGCAAAACTACATTGGCCCGGATTTTTGCGCGGGCCATCAATTGCACGAACCGCCAAGGAAGCGAACCTTGCAACCAATGCGATGTGTGCAAATCGTTTTTTGAAGCCACCAGCCTGGATTTGCTGGAGATCGATGCTGCGTCCCATACCGGCGTGGACAATATCCGCGAACTGATAGAACATTTGCAGTTTGCGCCGACCAAAGCCACTTACAAAGTTATCATTATAGACGAAGTCCATATGCTGTCCAAAGGCGCATTTAACGCCTTGCTCAAGACTTTGGAAGAGCCTCCCAAACATGCCGTGTTTATTTTGGCCACAACTGAGATCAACAAAGTACCGGCTACCATAATTTCCCGTACGCAGCGGTTTGACTTTAAAAAGGTCAGCGTGGCGGATCTGACCAGGCTCCTAAAATATGTGGGAGAAGATAATAAAATCGTCATTTCTGAAGGCGCTCTGATGGAGATCGCAACCGCCGCAGACGGCAGTTTCCGGGACGGTTTGTCGCTTCTGGACCAGGTCATCAATTATGCGGAAGGAGAGGTTACTGAAGAGCTGGTTGAGCAGGTTTTGGGTCTGACCGGAGTTCGAACGACCAGCAAATTTCTGAACCTGATCATTGAGAATAAAACCCAGGAAGCCGTCGGATTTATCAGTGATCTGATGTATGCCGGCCGCGATCTTTTCCAGTTTGAAAAAGATTTTTTGGAATATCTGCGGAAAATCCTGCTGATAAAAGTGGGCACTATTTCTGACTTTGGGTTCACAAAGGACGTGCAGGAAATTTTGAAGCGCCAAGCTGAAGCGCTTGCCTTACCGCGTTTAACGAAGATCATCCATATCTTCCAGAAAGCGGAAGGAGAGATCAAATGGACTGTGGTGCAAAGCCTGCCTTTGGAACTGGCTGCGGTTGAAGCGACCTGGGAGAGTAACTCCACTGGCGCTATCGCGCCAACTCCTCTTAATGTAAGAGGGGATGAAAACGCTCCAGATAATGCGGGGGAGTTATTATCAAAAGTCATTGCAAGCTGGCCGCAAATTTTAGATAAGATCAAGGATTACAACCATTCCCTCATCTCAAGCTTGAACCTTGCCGTGCCCACGGCTATTGAAGGCAAGGAACTGATCCTGGTTTTTCCCTACAAATTCCACAAGGATGCGATTGAAGCACGGAAGAACCGGATAATCGTAGACCAGGTAATTGAAGAAGTGACAGGCGTAAAACTTATGGTCAGGCCTGTAATAGCCAAAGACTGGCCTAAAGCTGCAAGCGAAGGGCAGCCGAATGAAACAGTTGAATCAGCGCTGAAGATCCTGGGCGGCGAAATAGAATAA
- a CDS encoding GtrA family protein — translation MYEKYKSTINQFLKFVVVGVINTAINFIILNILSAITGITSGGKIIPLAVVAFAVATTNSYIWNKRWSFKDQTHTDTGRKFSLFLIVSIIGAGINSGTVYLITTHISPMFGLSQHLWLNVAALAATGISLIWNFIGYKLFVFKK, via the coding sequence ATGTACGAGAAATACAAATCAACGATCAATCAATTTTTGAAGTTTGTCGTGGTCGGAGTCATCAATACCGCGATCAATTTTATTATTTTAAATATTTTGTCGGCGATAACCGGCATAACAAGCGGCGGCAAGATCATTCCCTTGGCTGTTGTGGCTTTTGCCGTGGCCACGACCAACAGCTATATCTGGAACAAGCGCTGGTCTTTTAAAGATCAAACCCATACCGATACCGGGCGCAAGTTCAGCCTGTTTTTGATAGTCAGCATCATTGGCGCCGGAATCAACTCCGGCACGGTTTACCTGATCACAACCCATATTTCTCCCATGTTCGGTCTGTCGCAGCATCTTTGGCTGAACGTTGCGGCACTAGCCGCGACCGGCATCAGCCTCATCTGGAATTTCATCGGCTATAAGCTTTTTGTTTTCAAAAAATAG
- a CDS encoding type IV secretion system DNA-binding domain-containing protein, which produces MSLFNGSLILFWLILIAILGLVGLLLYFLAMDTLRKKTWAPRMLDSVFLEVMIPKENSDPEQQAQKEEKDIIGIAEQFFATIGTTEGGDLKHFLGINEYISFEIAAHERKISFYINVPKRLQNLVEKQLQGQYPDAQIDVIRPYNIFSPKSFVAASELSLQKNYSFPLRTYKSMETDPLSSLTNSLSKLSAEEGAAIQLLISPASEHWQSKPRGYALQIQQGRHPDIVTSSTASKIFNGFFRLLGSAFDQLFSSKNKQQEHAGYMDQSGMNKPLQLTPMQQEIIKKFEEKASKSGFKFNLRVVASSADQMTADANLRNILASFMQYTMPPFNGFKVLNKKQSVVMTDYIFRVFRNTKMILNTEELASLWHLPTRFLDTPNIKWLSAKKAPAPVNTPTTGVLLGRNFYRGIETKIYLERDDRRRHQYIIGRTGTGKTEMLKNMVIQDIRAGEGVCVVDPHGDLVEDVLQYIPKERAEDVILFEPFDMERPLGLNMLQVAGPEQKDFAVQEMIAIFMKLFPPEMIGPMFEHNMRNVMLTLMEDKQYPGTLADIPRMFTDTDFQKYKVSKVKDPIVRSFWEKEMAKTSDFHKSEMLGYLISKVGRFVENEMMRNIIGQTQSAFDLRKVMDEGKILLINLSKGKTGEINAKLLGLIIVSKIQMAALARADIPEDQRRDFYLYVDEFQNFVTDSFATILSEARKYRLNLIMAHQFISQLAVEKEGSSALDSSMKNAVFGNTGTMICFRIGVEDAEIMAKEFAPVFNEFDVINIDRYNAYVKLMIHGTASRPFNMETYPKPPGADLTVAAVIRNLSRLKFGRARSEIEAEILERTKLGSPLAAGPAVVEKTA; this is translated from the coding sequence ATGAGTTTGTTCAACGGTTCGCTAATTTTATTCTGGCTGATACTTATAGCCATCCTGGGCCTCGTCGGCCTGCTTTTGTATTTTTTGGCTATGGATACTCTGCGCAAAAAAACCTGGGCCCCGCGGATGCTCGATTCCGTATTTTTGGAAGTTATGATCCCCAAGGAAAATTCCGACCCGGAACAGCAGGCGCAAAAAGAGGAAAAAGACATCATTGGCATTGCGGAGCAGTTCTTCGCCACCATCGGCACAACCGAAGGCGGCGACCTAAAGCATTTTTTGGGGATAAATGAATATATAAGTTTTGAGATCGCTGCCCACGAAAGAAAGATCTCGTTTTACATCAATGTCCCGAAAAGACTCCAGAACCTCGTGGAGAAGCAGCTGCAGGGGCAATATCCCGATGCCCAGATCGACGTCATCAGGCCGTATAATATTTTTTCTCCGAAATCATTTGTCGCAGCCAGTGAACTGAGTTTGCAGAAAAACTATTCGTTCCCCCTGCGCACGTACAAATCCATGGAAACCGATCCGCTGAGCTCGCTGACGAACAGCTTGTCGAAATTATCAGCGGAGGAAGGCGCGGCCATCCAGCTTTTGATCAGCCCGGCTTCCGAGCACTGGCAGTCAAAACCCCGCGGATACGCGCTTCAGATCCAGCAAGGCCGCCATCCCGATATTGTCACCTCCTCAACCGCTTCAAAGATCTTCAATGGCTTCTTCCGCCTTTTGGGAAGCGCGTTCGATCAGCTGTTTTCTTCCAAGAACAAGCAGCAGGAACACGCGGGCTACATGGACCAGTCCGGCATGAACAAGCCGCTGCAGCTGACGCCGATGCAGCAGGAGATCATCAAGAAATTTGAAGAGAAAGCGTCCAAATCGGGTTTTAAGTTCAATCTGCGGGTGGTCGCATCTTCCGCTGATCAAATGACCGCAGACGCAAACCTGCGCAATATTCTGGCGTCATTCATGCAATACACCATGCCGCCGTTCAACGGATTTAAAGTCCTGAATAAAAAACAATCGGTTGTGATGACCGATTATATTTTCCGCGTTTTCCGCAACACGAAGATGATCCTCAATACCGAGGAGCTGGCCAGCCTCTGGCATTTGCCGACCAGATTCCTGGATACCCCGAACATTAAATGGCTGTCCGCAAAAAAAGCTCCCGCGCCGGTGAATACGCCGACGACAGGCGTGCTTTTGGGGCGGAATTTTTACCGCGGCATTGAAACCAAGATTTATCTGGAGCGCGACGACCGCAGGCGGCACCAGTACATAATCGGCCGCACCGGTACAGGGAAGACAGAGATGCTGAAAAATATGGTCATCCAGGATATCCGCGCCGGCGAGGGAGTCTGCGTCGTTGACCCGCACGGCGATCTGGTCGAGGATGTTCTGCAGTACATCCCCAAGGAGCGGGCGGAAGACGTGATCTTGTTCGAACCGTTCGATATGGAGCGCCCTCTGGGCCTGAACATGCTGCAAGTTGCAGGTCCCGAGCAAAAAGATTTTGCGGTGCAGGAAATGATCGCGATCTTTATGAAACTTTTCCCGCCGGAAATGATCGGTCCCATGTTCGAGCATAACATGCGCAATGTCATGCTGACCCTGATGGAAGACAAACAGTATCCGGGCACGCTGGCGGACATCCCGCGCATGTTCACGGATACGGATTTTCAGAAATACAAAGTGTCCAAGGTCAAAGACCCTATCGTGCGCAGCTTTTGGGAAAAAGAAATGGCTAAGACATCCGATTTTCACAAATCGGAAATGCTGGGTTATCTGATCTCGAAAGTCGGCCGGTTCGTGGAAAACGAAATGATGCGCAATATCATCGGCCAGACGCAAAGCGCGTTCGATCTGAGGAAGGTCATGGATGAAGGCAAGATCCTGCTGATAAATTTGTCCAAAGGCAAGACCGGCGAGATCAATGCCAAGCTTTTGGGATTGATAATCGTCTCCAAGATCCAGATGGCTGCTTTGGCGCGCGCCGACATTCCCGAGGATCAGCGGCGGGATTTCTATCTGTATGTAGATGAGTTCCAAAATTTTGTGACCGACAGTTTTGCCACGATCCTGTCCGAAGCCCGAAAATACCGGCTGAATTTGATCATGGCCCATCAGTTCATTTCCCAGCTGGCCGTGGAAAAGGAAGGCTCATCTGCGCTTGATTCCTCAATGAAGAATGCCGTCTTCGGCAACACCGGCACCATGATCTGTTTTCGGATCGGCGTTGAGGACGCGGAGATCATGGCCAAGGAATTTGCGCCTGTTTTTAACGAATTTGATGTGATAAATATCGACCGGTACAACGCTTACGTCAAGCTTATGATCCATGGGACCGCGTCCCGTCCGTTCAATATGGAAACTTATCCAAAACCGCCGGGCGCTGATCTGACGGTTGCGGCGGTTATCCGGAATTTGTCGCGCTTGAAGTTTGGCCGCGCCCGGAGCGAAATTGAAGCTGAGATCCTGGAACGGACCAAACTCGGTTCGCCGCTGGCCGCGGGTCCTGCCGTGGTTGAAAAAACAGCGTAA
- a CDS encoding CorA family divalent cation transporter, whose product MSLKIIHTKNLRWVDIVNPDEKDLNYLKENFKFHPLDFDDIVVSATRTKIDEYDHYHFLVLLFPLLNRETGEIRPAEVDFFVGKDFLVTIHDGSMRTLNNLVHNVHQYDNSRISYLSAGPGYLLFSVLEILFKRSSPILDRINHDVNEAGKNIFQLDIQTLQKLSELKKNIIIYRRIMKMHAYVLVKLERSRKDYMQFKDSKGYFQGLIEYADNNWEVLSSDKESVESFEQTNQSLGTHKLNDIVQVLTVLSVIISVLALVTDILIFFERTNIEKNYGLSTDFQLFLFITTVLVVITTVMLSFFKSRKWL is encoded by the coding sequence ATGTCACTGAAAATCATACATACGAAAAATTTGCGCTGGGTTGATATAGTCAATCCCGATGAAAAGGATTTGAACTATCTTAAGGAAAATTTTAAATTCCACCCCTTGGATTTCGATGATATCGTGGTTTCAGCCACGCGCACGAAAATCGATGAATACGACCACTACCACTTTCTGGTCTTGCTTTTTCCGCTCCTCAACCGCGAGACCGGCGAGATCAGACCTGCGGAAGTGGATTTTTTTGTCGGCAAAGATTTTTTGGTGACAATACATGACGGGTCCATGCGCACGCTGAACAACCTTGTTCACAATGTGCATCAATATGACAACAGCCGCATAAGCTATCTATCCGCAGGGCCGGGCTATCTTCTGTTCTCAGTTCTGGAAATACTTTTTAAAAGAAGTTCCCCCATCCTGGACAGGATCAATCATGACGTTAACGAGGCCGGTAAAAATATTTTTCAGCTGGATATCCAAACCCTGCAAAAGCTGTCGGAACTGAAGAAAAATATAATTATTTATCGGCGCATCATGAAAATGCATGCGTATGTTCTGGTCAAGCTGGAGCGGAGCCGGAAAGACTACATGCAGTTCAAGGATTCCAAAGGTTATTTCCAGGGCCTGATAGAATACGCGGATAATAACTGGGAAGTGCTTTCTTCCGACAAGGAAAGCGTGGAAAGCTTTGAGCAGACCAATCAGTCGCTGGGCACGCACAAGCTCAATGACATCGTGCAGGTCTTAACCGTGCTTTCGGTCATTATTTCCGTGCTGGCCCTGGTCACTGACATCCTGATATTTTTTGAACGCACAAATATTGAAAAAAATTACGGGCTTTCCACGGATTTTCAGCTGTTCCTGTTTATCACAACAGTGCTCGTTGTCATAACGACCGTAATGCTGAGTTTCTTTAAGAGTCGCAAATGGCTATAA
- the cysS gene encoding cysteine--tRNA ligase yields the protein MLKLYNSLTRKIEEFKPIKADEVGFYICGPTVYDNAHIGNLRTMIMGDLMRRTLEYNGFRVNQVMNITDVGHLTSDGDVGEDKMEKNAKNLEEYLAVAQKYTDSFLSDLKALNIELPSVMPKASEHVNEQIGMIKTLIEKGFAYESDEAVYFDVSKFPAYNKLTGQKLVDMKLGARQDVVMDMKKKNPYDFVLWFKTIGRYASHIMRWDSPWGEGFPGWHIECSAMSKKYLGDRFDIHAAGIDLKFPHNTNEIAQSESANGKPYVNYWVHGEHLLFDKAKMAKSEGKALTLQNLIDKGFNPLAFRYLVLTAHYRSKLNFTWDSLQGAQNALNHLYEEVSAFDAPENEIEEFEQTFLETVNNDLDTPQAIAVMQDLIKAEQPSSAKLATLIKFDKIFGLKIKEVWQTAKVIPENVRKLIDEREQARKAKDFKKSDELRHAIESEGFVVEDTIDGFRIKKSFETKKKTD from the coding sequence ATGCTCAAGCTTTATAACTCGCTGACCCGCAAAATTGAAGAATTCAAGCCTATCAAAGCTGATGAGGTCGGTTTTTATATTTGCGGCCCTACGGTTTACGACAATGCGCACATCGGCAACCTGCGGACCATGATCATGGGTGATCTCATGCGCCGGACTTTGGAATACAACGGATTCCGGGTCAATCAGGTCATGAATATTACGGATGTAGGCCACCTGACGTCTGACGGAGATGTCGGCGAGGATAAAATGGAAAAAAACGCCAAAAACCTGGAAGAATATTTGGCCGTTGCACAAAAATACACAGACAGCTTTTTAAGCGACTTAAAAGCGCTTAATATTGAACTGCCGTCTGTGATGCCTAAGGCTTCGGAGCACGTCAATGAGCAGATCGGCATGATCAAAACCTTGATCGAAAAAGGATTTGCATACGAATCAGATGAAGCAGTTTACTTTGATGTTTCCAAATTCCCCGCTTACAACAAGCTCACCGGCCAGAAACTTGTTGATATGAAACTTGGGGCTCGGCAGGATGTGGTAATGGACATGAAGAAAAAAAATCCTTACGATTTTGTTCTTTGGTTCAAGACCATTGGCCGGTACGCCAGCCATATCATGCGCTGGGATTCTCCGTGGGGCGAAGGGTTTCCCGGCTGGCACATTGAATGCTCCGCCATGAGCAAAAAATATCTGGGCGACCGCTTTGATATCCATGCCGCGGGCATTGACCTGAAGTTCCCCCACAATACGAATGAGATCGCGCAGTCAGAAAGCGCCAACGGCAAGCCTTATGTAAATTATTGGGTCCACGGCGAACACTTGCTTTTCGACAAAGCCAAAATGGCCAAGTCTGAAGGCAAAGCTTTAACTTTGCAAAACCTTATTGACAAAGGATTCAATCCACTGGCTTTCCGCTATCTGGTTTTGACCGCCCATTACCGCTCCAAACTGAATTTCACCTGGGATAGCCTGCAGGGAGCCCAGAATGCTCTAAATCATCTCTACGAAGAGGTTTCGGCTTTTGACGCGCCGGAAAATGAAATTGAAGAATTTGAGCAGACATTTCTGGAAACCGTCAATAATGATCTGGATACCCCGCAGGCTATTGCAGTGATGCAGGATCTGATCAAAGCCGAACAGCCAAGTTCCGCCAAACTCGCCACCCTGATCAAATTTGATAAAATTTTCGGACTTAAGATCAAGGAGGTATGGCAAACGGCAAAAGTCATCCCGGAAAACGTGCGCAAATTGATTGATGAACGGGAACAAGCGCGTAAAGCAAAAGATTTCAAAAAATCCGATGAGCTCCGCCACGCGATCGAATCCGAAGGCTTCGTTGTTGAAGATACGATCGACGGGTTTAGAATCAAAAAAAGTTTTGAGACCAAAAAAAAGACGGATTGA